A part of Lepisosteus oculatus isolate fLepOcu1 chromosome 16, fLepOcu1.hap2, whole genome shotgun sequence genomic DNA contains:
- the mybl2a gene encoding v-myb avian myeloblastosis viral oncogene homolog-like 2a: MSWWPRGEDGEETVYQDTDSDVAEQRESGRVKVKWTQEEDENLKTLVQNFGQNDWKTIASFLPSRTEHQCQHRWFKVLNPDLIKGPWTKEEDEKVIDLVKKYGTKQWAMVAKHLKGRLGKQCRERWHNHLNPEVKKSSWTAEEDRIIYQAHRILGNRWAEIAKLLPGRTDNAVKNHWNSTIKRKVEMGFYAGDQDKAVTVVPQLEQGEVVAACAGKDKEVEFQCDVVMDVDPEPVPAEQDPAPVPKGPPPGEAPCSKSPPLPQLAGALTPKSEADAAGDPCPSRWVVDSAGFLSPTPLPAFKEALELIEGSSPRLKPACKKRSESCLPDSLKPFFKDLRYHEGGISTMTCKLCHFQVHSKPGTTSNFLRHIKTRHMKDLVGQRIKVKIKKEGPALKARKVSPPQAAISPLPAAVQDAGSQPSGSGSLQFRQKAITEAVLRMIAEDMLPLSFVEGSGFRNFMTVVEPRYPRLSQRAVGLKLYDEVEKNVKPTLIRQLKSCVATGGGDAVIHATLDLWASRCGEPVIGVQLHFFDEHWDVQRPTVAFRHLNRKNVTAAVARELEAVLLSYGLFPHNVGYVVASEAKSAISTYDLFCDYRLMCAAHKSDPDEEEILSFLADFFPMDEMEFLDIQFGTRAGCIAHLLQLVIKEALKSSRVVENLLSQVHNVVAFFRRSAYWTEVLVKECGLSLAPPHSASSFRWNSTFVSLRKMVQEAVWGSVMTLLAQARIEAKDSSSAPPQVRAKREQVLDIIGLLEPFEEATQVLQGDGITFSLIIPSLVGLDKTLETRSTNYAHFCKSLRAGLHARFQPLILQRDLILATVLDPRIKLQPFRDGKQEQEDACLTPPTKFQAKMVVESTAVNLGVWGAQEDGGVKQEDSQEEDPEEAESAGPVSSNLKHKKIFSFFQPPAKTAKFSEVDLYLAENLLDGDASPQAFWKEAARFPRLQSLSRKLLAVPATSGGFDRLFPLAGCIVRARRSKLPPHTTERLLLYREALKSADGR; the protein is encoded by the exons gtCATCGACCTGGTGAAGAAGTACGGCACCAAGCAGTGGGCCATGGTGGCCAAGCACCTGAAGGGCCGGCTGGGCAAGCAGTGCCGGGAGCGCTGGCACAACCACCTCAACCCCGAGGTGAAGAAGTCCTCCTGGACCGCCGAGGAGGACCGCATCATCTACCAGGCGCACCGCATCCTGGGGAACCGCTGGGCCGAGATCGCCAAGCTGCTCCCGGGCAG GACGGACAACGCCGTGAAGAATCACTGGAACTCCACCATCAAGCgcaaggtggagatgggctTCTACGCCGGCGACCAAGACAAGGCCGTGACGGTCGTGCCCCAGCTGGAGCAGGGAGAGGTTGTCGCCGCGTGCGCCGGGAAAGACAAGGAG GTGGAGTTCCAGTGCGACGTGGTGATGGACGTCGACCCGGAGCCGGTCCCGGCAGAGCAG GACCCAGCCCCGGTCCCGAAAGGCCCCCCTCCGGGAGAAGCCCCGTGCTCTAagtccccccccctcccccagctcGCCGGCGCGCTGACCCCTAAGAGCGAGGCGGACGCCGCGGGAGACCCCTGCCCCAGCCGCTGGGTGGTGGACAGCGCGGGCTTCCTGTCTCCCACCCCCCTGCCCGCGTTCAAGGAGGCGCTGGAGCTGATCGAGGGG TCTTCTCCTCGCCTCAAGCCAGCCTGCAAAAAGAGGAGCGAGTCATGTCTCCCGGATTCGCTGAAGCCCTTTTTTAAAGACTTGCGGTACCACGAGGGTGGCATTTCCACAATGACTTgcaagctctgtcatttccAAGTCCACTCGAAGCCCGGCACCACCTCCAACTTCCTCCGGCACATCAAG ACGAGACACATGAAGGACTTAGTGGGTCAAAGGATAAAGGTGAAAATCAAGAAGGAGGGCCCTGCGCTCAAGGCGCGAAAAGTCTCCCCACCTCAGGCGGCCATCTCCCCTTTGCCTGCAGCCGTACAGGACGCCGGCAGCCAGCCCTCCGGCTCCGGCTCATTACAGTTCCGGCAGAAGGCCATCACGGAGGCCGTGCTGCGCATGATCGCCGAGGACATGCTCCCGCTCAGCTTCGTGGAGGGCTCCGGCTTCCGCAACTTCATGACCGTGGTGGAGCCGCGCTACCCGCGGCTGTCCCAGCGCGCGGTGGGGCTGAAGCTGTACGACGAGGTGGAGAAGAACGTCAAGCCGACGCTGATCAGGCAGCTGAAGAGCTGCGTGGCCACGGGCGGCGGCGACGCCGTCATCCACGCCACCCTGGACCTGTGGGCCAGCCGCTGCGGGGAGCCCGTCATCGGCGTCCAGCTGCACTTCTTCGACGAGCACTGGGACGTGCAGCGGCCCACCGTGGCCTTCCGCCACCTGAACCGCAAGAACGTCACGGCGGCCGTGGCGCGCGAGCTGGAGGCGGTGCTGCTGAGCTACGGCCTGTTCCCCCACAACGTGGGCTACGTCGTGGCCAGCGAGGCCAAGAGCGCCATCTCCACCTACGACCTGTTCTGCGACTACAGGCTGATGTGCGCCGCCCATAAGAGCGACCCCGACGAGGAGGAGATCCTGAGCTTCCTGGCCGACTTCTTCCCCATGGACGAGATGGAGTTCTTGGACATCCAGTTCGGGACGCGGGCCGGCTGCATCgcccacctcctgcagctggTGATCAAGGAGGCCCTGAAGAGCTCGCGGGTGGTGGAGAATCTGCTCTCCCAGGTGCACAACGTGGTGGCCTTCTTCCGCCGCAGTGCCTACTGGACCGAGGTGCTGGTGAAGGAGTGCGGGCTGTCCCTGGCCCCGCCGCACTCCGCCAGCAGCTTCCGCTGGAACTCCACCTTCGTGTCCCTGCGCAAGATGGTGCAGGAGGCGGTGTGGGGCTCCGTCATGACCCTGCTGGCCCAGGCGCGCATCGAGGCCAAGGACTCGTCCAGCGCCCCGCCGCAGGTGCGGGCCAAGCGGGAGCAGGTCCTGGACATCATCGGGCTGCTGGAGCCCTTCGAGGAGGCCACCCAGGTGCTGCAGGGCGACGGGATCACCTTCTCCCTCATCATCCCTTCGCTCGTGGGCCTCGACAAGACCCTGGAGACCAGGTCCACCAACTACGCGCACTTCTGCAAGAGCCTGCGGGCTGGCCTGCACGCCAGGTTCCAGCCGCTCATCCTGCAGAGGGACCTGATCCTGGCCACGGTGCTGGACCCCCGGATCAAGCTGCAGCCCTTCCGGGACgggaagcaggagcaggaggacgCCTGCCTGACCCCCCCGACCAAGTTCCAAGCCAAGATGGTGGTGGAGTCCACGGCGGTCAACCTGGGGGTCTGGGGCGCTCAGGAGGACGGGGGCGTGAAGCAGGAGGACAGCCAGGAGGAAGACCCAGAAGAGGCGGAGTCAGCCGGCCCCGTGAGCTCCAACCTCAAGCACAAGAAGATCTTCAGCTTCTTCCAGCCCCCGGCCAAGACCGCCAAGTTCTCCGAGGTGGACCTCTACCTGGCGGAGAACCTGCTGGACGGCGACGCCTCACCGCAGGCCTTCTGGAAGGAGGCTGCCCGTTTCCCCCGCCTCCAGAGCCTGTCCAGGAAGCTCCTGGCCGTGCCGGCCACCTCGGGGGGCTTCGACCGGCTCTTCCCGCTGGCCGGCTGCATCGTGCGGGCCAGGAGGAGCAAGCTGCCCCCCCACACGACCGAGAGGCTCCTCCTGTACAGGGAGGCGCTCAAGAGCGCGGATGGCAGATAG